Sequence from the Lepisosteus oculatus isolate fLepOcu1 chromosome 13, fLepOcu1.hap2, whole genome shotgun sequence genome:
cgtcagaacaactaacaacgcacacacacgggttcaatacacaagatacatttattaatataaactgtgcaccaaacctatactagtctgcctggataagagcggcagaccttactgtgagggttatcaatatacaaggtatataatctcgaagagatgcaaacacaaagagatacacaacagagaatatatatcaatatatatcattcggttaccaaatcgctaatcagtgttattacccactgttactctaaactcggaagtaaatacattactcatgatttaaattgataacaacttgtgttgaggtacaattgaattctcgagacgcaatgtagaacatgggttTAACTTATCCACTCTggatggatttggaatttcacggcacgaacaccaaaccagctgacaggctctgttgcagcctctgttccagcggttgtccaatgggcgttgtcccggcgttctctggctaccggccaaccagtcgaggtgcagctcggagttggACGGGTGGAGGAATCTGACTGTGGcacgcagggcagtcgttgctccaaggggatctaccagcagtccggctggctaatAGAAAGcttctatgcacagagtgtgaccgcgggtcctcacaagtcactcttttacatgggaagaaactggtttgttcccggtccagcgctgcttctgaataagctattcaggttgtcgacgagggtccaaatgtaggctgccgttgatcaagctgAGCATTTATGTTGGTCGTTGCAGAATTCTTGAGTATGTAAGGGATCCTTGGCCTcgtgcttagaacaaagtccaagtcccagtgcatacaacagcagttgtcacgtgattgtctctgagggtgcgcgaaaatggccaaggagagccccaaCCTGAGATTGTGctacctttttgaccaagacacagatgtgtgctgattggttgagagtttggcgggcattggagacccacgtggtgttaccacaccctgccagtccctgattggttgatcaaggtgagatatgagtcacttactcctgacacttaggaatgcagtccagatgtccatctggcactccctagataGATAGGCGCCAACGGATgaacattgatcatgatagccaggctgagctaagtgcatccccgtttgggagctgtcccttaccaaaagaaaacatcttaaaaccTGTTAGTCCATATCGAGGTCACCGGGGGGTACTCCTGTCTACCCAGatgacttttttaattttaagataaACGCGAGATAAACAACGTTTGTTTGAAACCGCTCCACAAATTTTCTCACATGCACATGATATTCTCAAATATCAccacaacaaaaccataaagtttgTTTCCACAGACATGACACTATTgtgcaataaaccaataaattaatgaactagcagaatcccaataaaaacaccCGGCCAGCACTGCATGTCAATATgcatttttaccaacaaaaccgcaaaagcaaaaaacagcaagcatatatatatcccatgtttttaccttattctggaGCATGATatatatatccaaaataacccagactAGTTTATCTCAAGAGCTAGAGACTAGTAAACGTTATTGATTACGtagtaaatgtttgaagaacGACCACTAGAAATAAGGCGATTTGATTGGTAAaaacattcattgtattttcaggcattcagagcccttagggggTGAGACTTCCTCTAGAACTTCAGGCTGCATTTTTAGCTGTCAATCAAtgactcagaaggggtaatcaatcagttttttatcagtttcttatcagtgctcctttttttcacaccagaaggcaactctgaggttttttttcattgcataacagcagataaaggctctctagcagtgtctaaaggtttttatagcaattgcaatggttattattcttattttcaatatttttatgatttttatgATGTTGTAAGGGAGCCTGTATCCTCAAGCATCTGTGAGCAGCTGCCTTGATATTTTCATTCCTTAAGCTGTAAATAATAGGGTTAACCAATGGAGTGAAAAAATAGTAATTTGCACCAATGACGATGTGCCCATCAGGAGGGATACTTTTCACTCTTAATCCAACATACACCAGAGTACCAGAAGCATAGCACAGAAAGACCACAGCCATGTGTGAAGAGCACATTGAGAAGGCCTTCTTATGGCTCTCAACAGTTTTCATCTTTATCACTGACCATACAATTCTGAAGTAAGACCACAGGACAAATGGAACAGGAATGTAAACTACAACCATGGCAATACTCAAAGCAAGGTTCAATTGTGCTGTGATATCACCACAAGCTAAAGACATTACAGTGGGGTCATGTGCAGGATGTGCAGGATGAGGTTTGAGCTACAAAACAGTAAAGTGCTTGCCAGTACTACAGATGTTAAGGGAATGAGGAAGCCAAGCACCCAAACTGTCATTGTAAAACAGACTTTACTGCTCATGATGGTGTTGTAATGTAGAGGTTTCACTATAGGAACATAGCGATCATAAGCCATGACTGCGACAAGGAATACTTCAACAGCTGCAAATGAGATAAAACAGTACATCTGTGCAAAACAGCTTGCGAAGGATATAGTCCTTTCATGACCAGAGAGCACTACTAACAATTTAGGTATAATAGTAACAGTCAATAGAACATCTATGACAGCCAAGTTCCAGAGGAAGAAGTACATGGGTGTGTGGAGCAAGTGATCCAGGCCCACTAACACCACAACGAGTAGATTACCCAAGAAAGTGGCCAGGAAGATGATGAGGAAGATGATGAATAGAGGAATGTAGTGCTCCTGTAGCACAGGCACTCCCACAATGATGAACTCAGAGTAAAGGGTGACATTCATTCCTCCCATTGGTCAAAGTCTCAGCAGCTCCGGCTAGGAACTGGATGCCAAAGATCAAGTATACATGCAGTGGGTTATTAATAGTTTGGAGAAAGAgactttaatacattttaaagaattaGAGGTTATATAGTGATAATAAAATTcaaattttaatataatatatccaTATATTTCTAATTACttgatccaaaacagagtcatgggtaattattaatactgtatgtcatacagTGTTCATAATAAATTACCACTACTACATTCTGAAAAACTGATCAGCCTCTTTTTTTAGGAAAGTGGAGTTTTTAAGAAATATTACCTTCTACAGCggatataaaaagtcttcacccccttattgaaattgcaggtttttgtgatgtaaagtcAGGAACaactgatttttatttggggttaatcagaatcactttctttgatggcaggtgtatgctacttacctttggacatgattttgaatgtgattggttaactctgaacacagctacagcccccattataaaagggtgtgcacacttactgtatgcaaccaggttgtaggttttttaatttcaaatatttttcctaattattatctatttgtttttctcttgaattttgttggtggCAAGGTCAcgttaaaaatggaaaaatgtctgacatgatttatcttgatttctgccctcacatcacaaaaacctgcaatttcaataagggtgtatataatttttatatccactgtatacTCATAATAACATTGTTTAGGGCATGTTCTTGAAGTACTCAGAGTGTATgtagaagtttaaaaaaacttatGTGTAAAGATATTAATATTGaagctttattatttttttgcattatgaTTTTTAGATGATCAAAGTAAAAGGATTAACCTGTTAGTACTAGTGACATATTTAGCCAATGTctgcctggaatttcctcccccttaaacatttgttatatctctgcaacagaacatagcaggagcctggttcaggtcttagattgaagctaacccccttggctttgagtgtgaatagtcatatttcttatatttcttaatgtgtccactcagcagagaaacatatgaaaaaggaaaaaaaaaacagctggcgaACATATTTTTTTGGTCTTTAGAGGTCAGACTTTTCAACTATATGCATGTCAAGGGCCTgggaatgatttgaaaaccttgtCCTACGTaactactagcttggataaaaatctgggacaaattgatcaattagaaaaaaatctacatcatgttttgtgaagactggacctggaatgaaacTTCACGCCTATAATAAAGAAtcataaaaaaattgaaaataataagaataaaaaccattgcaattgctataaaaaccttaagacactgctagagagcctttatctgctgttatgcaatgaaaaaaaaacctcagagttgccttctggtgtgaaaaaaaggaacactgataagaaactgataaaaaactgattgattaccccttctgaTTGACAGCTACAAATGCAGCCTGAAGCTTCTAGAGGAAGGCTCAccccctaagggctctgaatggctgaaaatacaatgaatgacagcgGTTTTGACCAATCAAATCACCTTATTTCTGGCGCTCgttcttcaaacatttactaCGTAATCAATACCGTTTACTAGTCTCTAGCTCTTGAGATAAACTagtctgggttattttggatatatatatatatcatgctccagaataaggtaaaaacacgggatatatatatatatatgtttgctggtttttgcttttgtggttttgttggtaaaatgCATACTGACATGCTGTGCTGGCCAggtgtttttattgggattctgctagttcattaatttattggtttattcCATAATAGTGTCATGTCTGTGGAAACAAACTCTATGGTTTTGTTGTGGTGATATTTGAGAATACGTGCATGTGAGAAAATTTGTGGAGCGGTTTCAAACAAACGTTGTTTATCTCGTGTTTATcttataaataaaaattgtcATCTGGGGAGACAGAGTGGTCCTCGGTGACCGCGATCCGGACTAAGTTGATTTACTTTTGTGTAATATCAAATTTATTGTTTCACTGTTCAACTAATGTGTCtaaaacatttgtataatgcaTTGCAAATATTTTCACCCCATTCAATTGGTGTCCAATTTagaaaaattacaaattgtgtatatatatttttaaagaacatattTGCAATTAACTTGTGAATGCCTTAACAGAATAGTTTTGAATGAAAAAGATCAAATTTAAGCAAAATCAGCAATGGTGTTTAGCAACCTTATTATTCTACAAAAAATACATGAAATTAGGTTAAAAAAGTACAAATTTGTTTAATGAGCAGTTTCCCACTTAAGGTCAGATGTTGTCCccaaatatacagatgcaggcaTTCAAAATGCgagggcgataccgcattattttgcggtgcgctttacgcggtctaccgcaagttaccgtaaattctcttATAAtactgcaattaaaataatagtatccggaatttcggcaaggtggagctaataaagctcaacctctcacgtttgagctgtcgccatcaacgtctttaacgaagatattactaatagtattaataataaatgaccttggacaagctgtaaactcaaagtattaccctggtccacattctttttttcattgaccatctttgtaaaagtaacaccacagcatttcgcaatcacgcatttgtttccaatcatgcaaagtacagtaatttttgagaatcgattcaccatgcctttcacatgctcataaaagagattgatttaggaacataaacatattaccgtatgcaaactgtactgtatacagtatgtatatgtatatttaatgttttaactgtgcccgtttaagtattgaatatttatatggaattttaccactgaagggaaatcttagtacctgagcataaaaagaataggagcatactgtaacgcgtgtaaacgatattaattttggaacttaaacatacagtatatggctggtctcggtactttaaagaaaacatacacaccagtattccatttctccctaaacattttaagcatcgaagtctttaactaatgtgataccggagtcaacaagcatacttttagaattttattaaaagggaatataatatggaatcgcgtatctaaagaaattaataactatataattatattcatgttgcaaaaaaacataaaaactcccttgtttttaacagagcattccataatttctaactacgaaaattatttaaactgcgacacttatcattcaaccagagcttgaaatatcacaaggatccccaagagcacagcaaagactgtattaaaagatttgcgtatctaaataaattaataagatataattatattcgtgtactgcgacagggctgtgtagggctgtttcacctctttcttcatgtgacttcccttgtagcccacgggtctacgtgcctgattaccaTCGTaggggttgtgtgttcaaatccagtggGTGCTGTGACTTTTGTTTCAACAAACAGTTCtacgaaaaaatagaatagcaatattatggacaatcaatttacttttatatttcaaaatatcacaacatgatcgaatctaagtcatttttgataacaatgaatagtcacattcttcccttctgacaacgatccctgcttctgcttcctgcttctattgtgtgtgtgtgtggggggttcCCTTCAGATCtcacttcagatttaaaaggttaataatcatatcttcggtgtcacatcttaccagtgcagctgatcttttgctgcctgggtgggtcaactatcacaaagctttaacctaacatttctattatcaacaaattgtaaatttgtaatagagtaaatttttatagagaaatggaggctgggcagtatgcgttacaatataaacatttattttgatttaaatcgcaaacgcgtgtttaattacatgtgttttttttaatcataatcagacaaatgcaacataaattgatacagtatctttgtcttctaagtatcttaataaactttcagaatagctttctccccatttagatttatatttcttgggattttgggatcaaacgtggaaggattagattgtaatcgtttttagttttcaaatacgttttagaaaaatgtaatctatacctgcccagactgtacgcccgcttcactgtgggacagccgcaCTGATCGGTGGCCTTTCTAAACCcagccctgaccactttcactcctttCCTGCTCTTCCCTGCGCACCCCAGCCAgtcgctcttcggcctctgcccggggcgaatgtatatttagataatTACACCCGGCACAGCACCGAGGCAgtttctgcatttataacttagtttttaaaattagtcaagcaatatgaagcatctccttttacttttaagtcccttaaatacattgagcacagctttctcaccacttagattactttttgatacaatCCTtatacaaagcagaaacttcttgtattttccgatgacatacaagtggaaagattacagattttaatcctctttaattttgttacgttataagttttaggaacgtttcatctatacaaacaccacaaaactattctcgattgtatttctgaatgttatgttacacctacagtagttcactgctttaaatacatcgaattaagaaagttaggtgtagcactttagatctttttttctgaaccagggaaaatctgatcatgtttctctataacaataataaaaaatgttattttacatgtagcggcgaggcttattaataagaaagaattaagtgttctgagccttcccgaatgaggccccatttctctgttcatctctgtggtgcagccacagagaaactattcatgcaggctgatttaaggttcctgataaggacagctcccaaagggggatgcacttagctaaacctggctatcatgatcaatggtcatccattggcgcctatctgtcttgggagtgccagatggacatctggactgcattcctaagtgtcaggagtaagtgactcatatctcaccttgatcaaccaatcagggactggtagggccgagtaacccacgtgggactctgatgcccatggaactttcagccaatcaatgagctgaagttcctccaggtaaaaacaggcaacacagagagcctgggagattcagtaagattcagtaagattctggagaggattctgtggactgttctaaagggaattcaaaggagaattccaaggCAGGACGACCCAGGAGCAgagggctcccaagggcagggcattctcgcagcgcgcctcctgaccatcctgagactcagcctggacaaccacggaacggccagtgtgtcggagtgccagaactttcctttgttctaagagtctagagtggaggttgccagagagtaaccagcagcaggcctcgtgaacaggtcggaactgtggacagctgaatcactattcagaactagcgctttaccaggaacgaaccggtcctcttcctgacttgctcggacccacagtcatcttttctcctgtgcacaaacttttctagttaaagccaacactaacttgCCGgtcaatgagcatcagcagcgcaccatcgcaagccacacaacacagcctggcacgaagccagagagcgcggattggacagcaacaagccatgaatgatatactgaacgtatgtcctcttgatatgtgtaactctttgtaactgaccgaatataacttttgtattctgataaccctctcgataagatctgttatgtttacatgcatattcaatgtattaataaatgtatcctcgtgtattagtacctgtgtgtgtgcgttgtttgagttatgtcgcattctaaagccatcaaaagaatcaactttgtgatttactgctactagtttgtcactcttctcatcccctctctgctaaatggcttttgaatagagtcacatgaagagagaggtgaaacagccctacacagccctgtcgcagtacacgaatataattatatcttattaatttctttagatacgcgattcttttaatacagtctttgctgtgctcttgagggtccttgtgatatttcgagctctggttgaatgataagtgtcgcagtttaaataattttcgtagttagaaattatgaaacgctctgttaaaagcgagtttttatgtctgttgcagtaaaagaaaatgcctgacaaagtaggtcttggacagattccaagtgcatttttgcaatttacattgcattgtccattgtgctgctgtaatacagtttaaaataattcaaagtctaaatcaactgtatcagctttatttatgggttgcaatttaaaaaaagtcaaaaaccacactcaaaatgcaatttagagctttctggcaagaggagacaaccaaattaataatgtaacataccactgtttgtgcatgaacaaagttatactgctatttccttagatacgcgattaaaaaaaattaaaaaaaatttgaatccccggcggaacacattccataagaatcaacacttttatatattgcctttaaaggtggcttctgaaaatgctttacaggataaaaacaacaataacagcaataacaacaatattgtatttcattgcactttgaaaaccaagtaataacttaactatatgtgcaaacgttttatgatatttctctgttgtgaatgtctgtggagtgtatcttatttgcctgtctgtcctggctgtctTGCTCGccttccccctctctctccctcaattcaattcaattcaaggtgctttattagcatgacagatgggtacaatcagtgttgggtatatactttgctttgagattccacttttaaaggtgatatataaaatcaaggctttaacttgctttaactccgcaagtctgagttctcgtaTCTGTCCTATCTGAAACCGAAAGTATTAcactatgtatctttatagcaggtggtgtacaactttttagcatagattacacttttctaaaatgtatttaaaaattaaaaatgattacaatctaatctttccacgtttgatcccaagatcccaagaccaataaatctaaatggggagaaagttatgctgaaagtttaagatacttagaagacaaagatatcaatttatgttgcatttgtctgattgtgattaaaaaaacacatatttaaatacacgtttacgatttaaatcaaaacacgatttaaatcaatataaatgtttatattgtaacgcataggtgactattcattgttattaaaaagacttaaatccgttcatgttgtgatatttagaaatataaatttgtttggtgcgagtgaggttttatttaatctctgaccaagggaaaagtttcattttttcaaagaaatgtttgttaaagtcatggttccagtgggatttgatcacagaccatgtgacatggaagtcaagaacctaacccacagcgccaccggcatggtcacatgcagagtgctgaaaaagcactacagaaacattattgacagacaatgtacagcgtgtactattcttgtgttgtggtacatgaatatTATGATATCgtcattaatttctttagatacgcgattccatattatattcccttttaatcaaattctaaaagtatgcttgttgactccggtatcacgttaggtaaagacttcgaagcttaaaatgtttagggagaaatggaatactggtgtgtattttttatttaaagtaccgagagcagccatatactgtatgtttatgttccaaaatgaatatcgtttatggccttcacacgcgttacagtatgctcctattctttttatgctcagctactaagatttcccttcagtggtaaaattccatataaatattcaatactaaaacgggcacagtaaagatgtttattgtcaatctttctacgacagatcaacagaccacgagtgcccctgtcggtcaaccaatcacgtaccgcggtaccgcgcgtcatcgtgcATCACAATGcgtgacgccgtagccaattacctccggtacgtgtctgtgccgtgcactttgaatggctgcatctgtagataacacaaacaaaataggGCAATTTAACATTTGGAGAGCTATGCAAGTCCtagatttttaaatgtctctgtaacAACACGGTTTCCTGATATCCCTGCCACTTCTGGTTGTTACTTCACTTCTGGGTAAAGTTACTGGCTCTCCTACGGATGTACTTTCCACTGTCTGAGGACTCGGCATTTCCTGCACGTCAGAAAGTCCAGGATTCTCagaattttctgtttctgcagattcaaaatcaaaatccAATGGAGGAGC
This genomic interval carries:
- the LOC107075970 gene encoding olfactory receptor 2D3-like, with the protein product MNVTLYSEFIIVGVPVLQEHYIPLFIIFLIIFLATFLGNLLVVVLVGLDHLLHTPMYFFLWNLAVIDVLLTVTIIPKLLVVLSGHERTISFASCFAQMYCFISFAAVEVFLVAVMAYDRYVPIVKPLHYNTIMSSKVCFTMTVWVLVYIPVPFVLWSYFRIVWSVIKMKTVESHKKAFSMCSSHMAVVFLCYASGTLVYVGLRVKKTIT